The region CGGCGTCAGGCAGTGCGCGGCCAGCTCACGCATCGCCGCCAGACCCAATACCGGGTCGATCCGCTCGATATCGACACCCACCTCCCCGCCTGCCTCCGCCAGCGCGATCCACGCATAGTCTCCCGCATGCGCGACGTTGAACGCCGCTGTGCCGGACGCTTCGACATAGGGCTTGCCATGGCTGCCGGTGCGGAATCGCAGCGCTGAGGGCGCGCAACCGAGCCGCTGCGCCAGCACGGTACGCAAGCCCACGCGCGCGCCGGAGAAGCGCCGGCGGTCCGCGGCCTGGCGCAGGGTGGCGCAGTGCGCCTGCTCGCGGCTGCACAGGCAATCGGCCGCGGCGATCCTGGCCGCGTGCGCGGGATCGTTCAGGTCCACCTGCCACAGAGACAGTTGCGGTACCGGCGCCGGGATGCGGCGCGGAAAGTCGGCATGGGTCAGTGTTCCGGATTCCATCCGAATCAGGACGAATGGCGCCGCCCCGAATTTAGGGGCCATCGGGCGGACTCGGAAAAGGCCTAAGGCCGCAGCACGCCGCCCTAGACGAAGACGCGCCCGAGAAATTTAATGTCTCCCATATGCCGAAATGGTGGCATTAATTTCAATCTTGGTAACATCTGCGTTACGTTTTCATTTATTGCGAATCATTCGCATTCGTATTAACGTACGACTCCGCAATGCAGCATTCCGAGGAGCCGCCCCCCATGCTATCCATCACCGACCCAGGCTTGCGCCCCGCCCCCGTGCTGGCCGTGGACTCCCTGCTCGGATTATTCGTAGCCAACCGACGCGCCCTGGTGGGCGCCGCGGCCCGCATCGTAGGCACGCGCGACCAGGCCGAGGACGTGGTCCAGGACGCCTTCCTGCGCCTGCGCGGCATGGCCGACGAGCCCTCGATCCGCTGCCGGCTCAGCTATCTGTTCCAGGTGGTGCGCAACCTCGCCATCGATACCTATCGCCGGCAGACGCTCGAGCAGAAATGGATGGCGCCCGAAGACGAAGGCATCAACGCACCGTCGCCGACGACTACGCCTGACGTCATCGCGATGGACCGGCAGGCGCTGTGCGCGCTGGCGGGCGCGTTGGCGGAACTGCCCGAGCGCACCCAGCGTGCCTTCGAGATGTGCCGGCTGCAAGGCATGACGCAGAAGGAAATTGCGTCGGAGCTGGGGGTCTCGCCGACGCTGGTGAACTTCATGGTGCGCGACGCCTGCATCCATTGCCGGGCCAGGCTGACGCGCCAACAGGCCATCTGACCGCGCTTGCGCCTGGCCGGCGCTGCACCGGCGTTGCGGCCTAGGCCGCCACGGTGAAGCGCTCTGCCAGGAACGCCTCGCATGCCGCCCACGAACGCCGGTCGGCCGCGGCGTCATAGGCAATGCCGCGCTCCGGAAAGCTGGCGCCCTCGAAGGTGAACGCATGCCGCGCGTGGCCATACGCATGGAGCTGCCAGTCGGCTCCGGCCTGCGTCAGTTCCGTGGCGATGGCCAGCACGTCCGTCGGCGGCGCCACGGGGTCTTCCCAGCCATGCAGCAGCAGCACGCTGGCGCCGATGGGACCTTGCGGACCGATGCACGGCGGCTGCAGCACGCCGTGGAAGCTGACCGCTGCGACCAGGCCGGGCGCAGCGGCGCGCGCCAGGTCCAGCGCGCACAGGCCGCCGAAGCAGTACCCCACCGCCGCCATCCGCCCCGGATCCACCCCGGGCAAGCGCCTGGCCGCTTCCAGGCCGGCCAGCAGCCGCTGCCGCAGCAGACGGCGGTCGGCCATCAGCGGGTCCATCAGGTACGCGTTGTCGCCCCGCTCGTCGCCGCGCACGCCCTTGCCGTACACGTCGGCGGCAAAGCACAGGTAACCCGATGCCGCAAAGCGGTCGGCGCAACGGCGCATCGCCGCGTTCAGGCCGCTCCACTCATGGGCCAGCAGCACGCACGGCGTGCGCGTTGCGATCATGCCGGCCGGCCGGGCGACGTAGCCCTCGAAGACAGTGGTGCCATCCGTGTAGGTGATCAGGCCGCGCGCCGGCGGCAGGTTTGCAGTGTCCATGGTGCCCTCCGTTCAGGCCGCCAGCATGCGGCCGCGCGGGAGCCCTGTATTGAACGTTTGGGACGTGGGCAGGCCTGGCCGGCGGACCGCTCAGAGGTAGAACGCCGGCGCGCCGGCCGGGCGTTGCCCGAACGACGCCGCGAGCGGCGACGGCCCGACGCGCGCATAGGCGCCCGGTGTCTGCGCCAGGCGCCGGCGCCATGCGCGGATCTGGTGGGCCTGGTCGCTGTAGCCGTCCAGCGCGTCGCCCGCGCCGCGCTGGACCGCCTGGATGCTGTGCTGCAGGCGTTCCAGGTCCATCAGTTGCTTCGGGCCCAGCCCCAGCTGCTGCTCGAACCAGCGGTTCAGCTGGCGCCGGCTGACCGCCATCAGGCTGGCAACCTCCTGCACCTGCCGGCCCTGGCGCAACAGCGCGTGGGCCGCGCGCATCGATGCCAGCCCCGCCGGCGGCCGCAGTGCGGCGAGCCGCCGCAGCAGCCAGTCATCGAGCCGGGCGACGATCCGCTCCGGAGTCCAGGCGGCGCTCAGGTCGGCGCTGAGGGCGTGGCTGCGCCGCTCGCCGAGGTAGCCCGCGAGGTCCAGCAAGTGGTCTCTGCAGTCGGGACCGATGCCCGGAAACAGCCGGGCCAGCCCGGCGGCGCTCAGCATGGCCATGACGAAATACGTATCGGACCACGACCGCCAGCGGCGGCTGGCAGACTGGAAGCCAAGCAGCGAGACCGTCGGCACGGTGGGGCCGTCCACCATCGCGTTTGGCCGTCCGAAGTTGACCGACAGCACCGCGCCAGGGTATGGGCAGGTGGTGATCTCGCTGCCGGCGTAGGCCCCTTCCAGGTCTTGCACGAACCAGTAGCCGTTGACATAGGGGGTCAGGGAGGGGGATGGAAGGAGGACCTGGAACACGGCGGGGATAGGGTGCTGGGATTTGCTATGGGCGTATCTTTATCACGTATCTGTGAGGGGTAGTGTTGTCGTGCCTGGCGGGCGTGGGCTGCTTCGCCGGCGTAGCCGGCGACCTTCTTTCTGGCCGAGCCCGGAATTCTTCGAAGTACCCAATAAAAACGGGCTTCCGAAGAAGCCCGCCCTTTCTGTCGCGATACGCCTGTATCCGGCGCCGCTGCGGTATTGCCGCTCAGGCAGGTACCTGGGTTCCGGCTGCCGCGGTCTCTTTCGAGAACAGGGTCTTCGCGTTGGCGACGTGGCTCTTCAGTACCGGGCGCAGCACCATGATCGCGAGGAAGGCGGCGGTCAGGTCCATGGCTGCCACGGTGTAGAGCACGGTGGACCAGGTGCCGGTCGCTTCCATCATCAGGTTGCCGATCGGCACGAACAGTGCGCCGATGCCCTTGGCGGTGTAGAGCACGCCGTAGATCTTGCCGATGTGCTTGGTGCCGAAGGCGTCGCCGGCGAGCGCCGAGAACAGCGAGTAGACTTCGCCCCAGGCCAGGAACACCACTCCCGACAGGATCAGGAACGCGTACGGGTTGCTGCCGAAGTAGCCCAGCGCGATGATGCCCAGCCCTTCCAGCGTGAAGGCGATCACCATGGTCTTTTCGCGGCCGATGTTGTCCGAGATCCAGCCGAACAGCGGGCGCGAGATCCCGTTCATGATCCGGTCCAGCATCAGCGCCAGCGGCAGCGCGGCCATCACGAAGAAGTGCAGGTCGACCTTGAACTCCTTCACGCCCAGGTCCTTGGCGATCACTCCCAGCTGCGCCACGGCCATCATGCCGCCGGTGACCACCAGCACGAACATGACCAGCATCAGCCAGAACAGCTTGGTGCACAGCGCTTCCTTGAGCGTGTAGTCACGCGTGGCCTGGACCAGCTTGGCCGAGGCCTTGACTTCATGCGACTTGGGCGAACGCAGGAACCACGCCGCGACGAAGGCGAGCGAGCCCTGCAGCAGGCCGAAGAACAGGAAGGTGTGCTGGAAGCCCTGCGACTCGATCATCGCCGCGATCGGCAGGATGGTCGCCGCCGAGCCCGCGCCATAGCCGCCGGCGGTCAGGCCCACGGCCAGGCCGCGGCGGTCCGGGAACCACTTGAGCGCGTTGTTGATGCAGGTTGCGTAGATCGAGCCCACGCCCAGCCCGCCCACCGCCGCGCCGACGTAGAAGCCCATCAGCGTGGTCGCCTGCGAGTTGATGCACCAGGCCGCACCGATGAACACCGCGCCGAACGCCACCATCATGCGTGGCCCGAACTTGTCGATAAAGTAGCCTTCGATCGGCGCCAGCCAGGTCTGGACCAGCACGAACACGGTGAACGCGACCTGGATGCTGGCGCGGGACCAACCGTAGGTGTCCTGGATCTCCGGGACAAACAGAGTCCATGCGTACTGGATGTTGGCGGTGGCGATCATGCAGATCACCCCCACGATCAGCTGCATCCAGCGTGTGCCTTCCGGGACCTGGTGATTGACGCCCATCCCCATTGCCGATGGATTACTCATTTGCGCGCTCCTTGAATAGATTGGCCATTAACTCGCGACAGGGCGGAGGAATATACGGTCGCGCTGCGCCTCAGCTTAGGGGTGGCTGCTGGCATTTCATGTCTCCTAATGTCATTGGCATTTGTTTGCCTCTTATCACGACGCGACCTGAGGTCTCCGCCCTCACCTCTCTCTCAAACAAGGAGCGGCGATGGGATACACAGTATGTGATATATCAAGTAAGTCAAGCGAAAGCCGGGGCAGGGTTTTCACTCAATTAATGCGATCTGCGGATGGGCTGGTGATATTCACGACAAAACCACATCAGAAGCTGTACGAAAAGGTCGCCCGCACTGCCCCGTGGTGCCCCAGGTTCCTTTGCCTGTGCGGGAATCCGGCATGAAGCCCGATATAAATGAGCCCTTCTTCTGAATCGCCTACGTTCAGAATCGGTCATTATCATTACAATATTGTCATGATGGCGGATCTGTCATGATTACAGAATTGTCATGATTATCGACTGCCCTCTTCATAAACTGCGAAATCAATGCGACTGATTAATCTCGTGCCGACATAAAAAAAGCCCGCAGGCGAACCTGGCGGGCTGAGGCATGGTGCGTGACATCGGCCGCAACATGTAGCTGCAGTTATAGGCGATTATTGGCGCCGGTCAAATACCTGAAAAGACTTTGCCACCGGTTAATGGCCTGAATCAGAGAAAACCCTGAGCCAATCATTACTGCGCGCACCACATTATGGGGAAACCGGACTCGAATATTACAAGCCTGTCATTTCAATTCGCTCTTAAATGGCCTCGGCGCTGGTGCGACGCCGGCTCTATGTAGACAAAACAGTAACCATCCGCGCCCGCAATAGATGAAACCGCAAGCACAATAGAACGTTTCGTAAACCGGCCCGGCGGCTGCCGCCCTGCCCTGGCTACTCGGTTGCCTCATAGAAGAAATTCAGGAATCCGCACCAAAAGTAGATGTTTTGGTAACTCCTGTAGAAGCTATGGTAAGCTCCGCGGGCATCTGCCCACCTTCCTGCGACGTCCGCATGGCTCATGCACCACTAGGCTACGACGCCCTCATCCGCAAGTTCGGCCTGCGCGTCCCGCCGTTGCGTTGCACCTCGGCGCTCGCCGACAAGACCGGCGTACTCAGCACGCACACCGGGCCGGACGGCACCACGCGCACGGTCTACCCCCGCAACCGCTACCGGGGTGGCGACACCACGGTAGACCACCTCACCTTTGCGCTGAAGAAAGAGCAACTGGACCTGACCGTGCTGGCGGCCCTGTTCGAGCAGCCCCAGGCGGTGCAGGACGTGCGCGAATGGCTGGCGGCCACGCCAAGCTCGCGCTATGCCCGGCTGAGTGCCTTCTACGCCAAATGGCTGGCGGGCGCGCAGTTCGACTACCGGCTGCCGGCCGGCGCACCCAGGGTGCTGGCGCTGGACGAAGCGGAATACGTGACCGGCCCGTCGACGCCAGACCTGCAGTTCGGCATCCAGAACAACCATCTCGGCCCGGCGGCATTTTGCCCGGTGGTGCGGCGCACTGAAAAGCTGGCGCGCTGGCTTGCCGCCGACCTGCCCGGCCGTGTCGGCAGTGCCATCCGGCGCCTGGAGCCGGAGTTGCTGGCGCGCGCGGTGGATTATCTCTACCTTGCCGAAACCCGCTCGACGTATTCGATCGAGCATGAAATTCCCGATAACCAGCGCGTTGCCAAGTTCCGTCGGCTGCTGGAATACGCCGGCCAGCGTGTGCCGCTGACCGAATCCCAGTTGTGCGAATGGCAGAACGAGATCATCTCGGGGCTGCGCGCGGAGTACAGCTTCCGCGACCAGCAGAACTGGCTGTCGCGCGGCGGGCGGCTGCGCAATATCGCGGACTATATTCCGCCGCCGCCCGCTCAGCTGGGCGCGATGATGGACGGCATTGCCGCGGTGGCGGGCCTGATCGAGAACCAGGCGGCAAACCCGATCGTGGTGGCCGCCTGCGTCTCGTTCGGCTTTGTCTTCGCGCATCCGTTCTATGACGGCAACGGCCGCCTGCATCGTTTCCTGATCCACCATCTGCTGCGCCAGGCTGGCGTTACGCCCGAGGGCGTGGTGCTGCCGGTCTCGGCGCGCATGCTCAAGCAGCTCGACGTCTACGCCGGCCTGCTGAAGGCCTATTCCGCGCCGCGCACGGCGCTGCTCAACTACGCGCTGGATGCGGACAGCGACACCATCCTGATCAAATCGCCGCAGCCCTACTGGCTCTATGCCGCGTTCG is a window of Cupriavidus taiwanensis LMG 19424 DNA encoding:
- the oxlT gene encoding oxalate/formate MFS antiporter, which codes for MSNPSAMGMGVNHQVPEGTRWMQLIVGVICMIATANIQYAWTLFVPEIQDTYGWSRASIQVAFTVFVLVQTWLAPIEGYFIDKFGPRMMVAFGAVFIGAAWCINSQATTLMGFYVGAAVGGLGVGSIYATCINNALKWFPDRRGLAVGLTAGGYGAGSAATILPIAAMIESQGFQHTFLFFGLLQGSLAFVAAWFLRSPKSHEVKASAKLVQATRDYTLKEALCTKLFWLMLVMFVLVVTGGMMAVAQLGVIAKDLGVKEFKVDLHFFVMAALPLALMLDRIMNGISRPLFGWISDNIGREKTMVIAFTLEGLGIIALGYFGSNPYAFLILSGVVFLAWGEVYSLFSALAGDAFGTKHIGKIYGVLYTAKGIGALFVPIGNLMMEATGTWSTVLYTVAAMDLTAAFLAIMVLRPVLKSHVANAKTLFSKETAAAGTQVPA
- a CDS encoding helix-turn-helix domain-containing protein — protein: MFQVLLPSPSLTPYVNGYWFVQDLEGAYAGSEITTCPYPGAVLSVNFGRPNAMVDGPTVPTVSLLGFQSASRRWRSWSDTYFVMAMLSAAGLARLFPGIGPDCRDHLLDLAGYLGERRSHALSADLSAAWTPERIVARLDDWLLRRLAALRPPAGLASMRAAHALLRQGRQVQEVASLMAVSRRQLNRWFEQQLGLGPKQLMDLERLQHSIQAVQRGAGDALDGYSDQAHQIRAWRRRLAQTPGAYARVGPSPLAASFGQRPAGAPAFYL
- a CDS encoding RNA polymerase factor sigma-70, with amino-acid sequence MLSITDPGLRPAPVLAVDSLLGLFVANRRALVGAAARIVGTRDQAEDVVQDAFLRLRGMADEPSIRCRLSYLFQVVRNLAIDTYRRQTLEQKWMAPEDEGINAPSPTTTPDVIAMDRQALCALAGALAELPERTQRAFEMCRLQGMTQKEIASELGVSPTLVNFMVRDACIHCRARLTRQQAI
- a CDS encoding Fic family protein; the encoded protein is MAHAPLGYDALIRKFGLRVPPLRCTSALADKTGVLSTHTGPDGTTRTVYPRNRYRGGDTTVDHLTFALKKEQLDLTVLAALFEQPQAVQDVREWLAATPSSRYARLSAFYAKWLAGAQFDYRLPAGAPRVLALDEAEYVTGPSTPDLQFGIQNNHLGPAAFCPVVRRTEKLARWLAADLPGRVGSAIRRLEPELLARAVDYLYLAETRSTYSIEHEIPDNQRVAKFRRLLEYAGQRVPLTESQLCEWQNEIISGLRAEYSFRDQQNWLSRGGRLRNIADYIPPPPAQLGAMMDGIAAVAGLIENQAANPIVVAACVSFGFVFAHPFYDGNGRLHRFLIHHLLRQAGVTPEGVVLPVSARMLKQLDVYAGLLKAYSAPRTALLNYALDADSDTILIKSPQPYWLYAAFDATALCEFVFECIEQCVEQDLAQEIQYLRAYDASVTRLESWLDLRQSRLSNLIDLVVQNHGELSRRKRKLFEDITDDELARIEAVVRDEFADYLERHAGN
- a CDS encoding 4'-phosphopantetheinyl transferase family protein, with amino-acid sequence MESGTLTHADFPRRIPAPVPQLSLWQVDLNDPAHAARIAAADCLCSREQAHCATLRQAADRRRFSGARVGLRTVLAQRLGCAPSALRFRTGSHGKPYVEASGTAAFNVAHAGDYAWIALAEAGGEVGVDIERIDPVLGLAAMRELAAHCLTPRECAWLASLPAHAWPSSFFLLWTAKEALLKALGLGIADHLQHVSVVADGAGGACRLAVVPEPGQLAAHAAALARIQLYRLAGPDGYAAAMAWVPPA
- a CDS encoding dienelactone hydrolase family protein codes for the protein MDTANLPPARGLITYTDGTTVFEGYVARPAGMIATRTPCVLLAHEWSGLNAAMRRCADRFAASGYLCFAADVYGKGVRGDERGDNAYLMDPLMADRRLLRQRLLAGLEAARRLPGVDPGRMAAVGYCFGGLCALDLARAAAPGLVAAVSFHGVLQPPCIGPQGPIGASVLLLHGWEDPVAPPTDVLAIATELTQAGADWQLHAYGHARHAFTFEGASFPERGIAYDAAADRRSWAACEAFLAERFTVAA